DNA from Chitinophaga pendula:
CACTGGGATATTTACGGGTAATCCTTCCTGTTCCGAATATAATATCCCAGATAAAGAACATGTTACCGAAATTGCCTTTATAATAACCCACGCCATCGTCCGAAGTCACAGCATGGTGTGCGTGATGAGTGGCCGGCGTTGAGATAAAACGCTCCAATACCCAGGCCAGCGGATGTAACCATTTCTTTTGATACAGTGGTTTGTCCCATAATATACTGGAATGTGCTGCGGATACGATCAGGGACTTCAAGCCCGCTACAAATAATGCCGGATATCCCAGTCCCAGGTATACTAATGTTACCACCAGGTATACCTGTGAAAACAGCAACACATGTATCAGGTTATTCCGGAAATAAACGGCCACTCCCATATAAGGCGCGGAGTGATGTGTACGATGAAAGCGCCAAAGGAAAGGGACCTGGTGGTGTAAACGGTGGTTCCAGTATTGTGTGAGATCATCCGCCACAGCGATAATGATCACTCCCCAGAAAAAAGGGACCCAGGAAAAAGTATTTTGTAACCCTGGCAACAACACGGGCAATAATTGCAAGCTGAAATAGGCCAATATCGGCCGGAAAACAATCTTGGGTATTGCAAAACTCAGCAGGTCCAGTATAAATTCATTCCGGTCTGCCGGCCTGTTGTATAGACCCAACAGGAACTCGATAATACCTACCGCGAACAACAAGACCGGCAATCCCCAGGTATTCAGGTGCTGAAATACGATTTCCAACAGTTTTATCATAATTTTATTTTTGTTGGTTAACAGTAATCTGCTGCCCTCTTTTCTGTGCTTTCCATGGACGTTCTCCCCTTATATAGAAATACAGGAACATGAGGGCTATTGGTAGGGCATAGAGGAAGAGGGAAATAATACCATCCCGGATCAACTTTGCGGCGACCGATTTCTCTAATTTCATATACACATTTTTTGATGATTGATACAGGTAAATGGTGGTTCAGCCATACCGGCTTAATATCCATAGTCCTGCAAAAAAAATGAAGAAAGGTATCAGCACCAGTAATAATCCGATCACCAGTTTCTTCAGGAGTGTCAGCACATCTGTAAAAGACATATCACCAGTTTTGAATGAAGAAGTGATTATATACGGATAGTTTTCCATTTTCCGCTGCGGAAAATGATGACGCATCCTGCAGCCAGTACTATTTCAGAAAGTAGTATGGCACCGAAAATACCTTTTGACCCCATTTCCATTTTGACTCCCAGGAAGTATGCCAGGGGGAGCTGTACTATGTAAAACATTAATACATACATCAATGTAACAACGTATACCAGCCCGGCCGCATTTAGGGAACGTGAGATCACCATCGTATATCCAAAAAAAAAGAAGGCGACAGTCATGCAACGCAGGTAAAGTATTGCCTGCTCCTGTACAGCGGGATCGCTGGTAAATATTCCGGTTATTTCCGGGGTAAAGAGCATTAACATTAATGAGATAAAACCGAGGAAACACATATTGAACAGGCCTGTCTTCCAGACGGACTGTTCGGCACGGTCGGGTCGGCCTGCCCCCAGGTTCTGGCCGGTCAGTACACCTGCGGCGTTCGCAATTCCCCAAGCTGGTAATGTAGCACAAATAATGATCCTATCGGCAATGATATAGCCGGTCAGCGTTGCCTCGCCCAGCTTTGAGACGATCGTTATCATCAGTAGCCAGCTGGAAGCCGGTATCAGATATTGCAATGTACCTGCGGCACCAAGCTGAAGGAGCCGCTTCATGATGGATGGCACGATCATCAGTTGATTACGTCCGATCACCAATGCGTTACGTTTTCTGCTGAGGTACCAAAACTGATAACATACAGCTGTCATGTTACCAATTCCATTGCCAATTGCCGCACCGACTAACCCCATAGCAGGGATAGGTCCAAATCCGAATATAAAGATGCCCCCGGCTATCGTATTGATGAGAAATGCCAGCAAGAAAGCGCGCATTGCCATGGCGGCATCGCCTGAGCCCCTGAAGATACCGTTCATTAAGACACGTAAGGTTAAAAATATGATACAGCCGAAACGGATCTTTGAATAGAGGTCTCCCTCAGCGGCCAACTGTTCAGATGCTCCTATCCCCAAAAAAATCTGTTTATTAAAAAGGATGGCCAGTCCGCCAAACAATATTGCAGCAATGAGTCCGGTGTAGATAGATTGTACGGCCGTTAAGCCAGCGGCTCTTGGCTTTCGTTCACCGATCCTGCGGGCGATGAGTGAACTCGCTGCTATATTCAGGCCGACGGGGATAGAATAGATCACCAGTATTACGGTACCGATCATGCCTGCTATTGTGATCGCACTATCTCCCAGCCGGCTAACATACAAAAGATCCACCACGACAAACATCGACTCTATGAGGAGCTCTATCATAGCGGGGAGCGATAAGAGGAAAGCAGCCCGGGTGACGCTACTGGTAGTAAAATTTTTCTCTGTACCCAGCAGTGCGATCTTGAATAAGTTAAAGACGGAACGTGTTCTTACGAGCAGGGAATTCATAATACCTTATGTATCTTTTTAATGTCATAGATGAATGTTATCCGGATATTATCAGTAAGTAACTGATTCCAATGCTACGGCAGCATTACCGAAGTGCTGATACGCCACTTCTTTTTCCAGTTTATAAATTTCCCGGCCGCTGAGCGCATTAATGATCCAGGAATTGCGGTATGCACCCAAACTAAGATCTGGTGCAGTAAATCCATGTGTCTGGGTTTCTGCGTTTTGTATAAAGATTTCGTTGTGATTAACATCTATGGTGTAGTTCCGATGGGTATTAAACGAACCATCTTCATTACGATCGATACGATGCGCAATTCCACTTAAGCAGACCGGTTCGTTGTATCGATAACCTGTTGCCAACAACAGCGGACCGGCTTCATGTGTAAATTCCTGTTGCTGTTGTACGTGCATAAAATCCAGTGTATAACGCTCTGCTTCCATCGCAGCAGTGATAGCCCTCAGCTCACAGTTTGCGCGTAATAGCACATTCACACGCTCCCCTCCTACTGTCATTTCATACAACATATCATAGATCTGGTCGATCAGGCTGTAGTTGATTCCTTTTGAGAGCGATGCTTGTGTCTTGAGTATTTTGGCCCGCTGTTGCGGTGCCAGGTTATAGAAATATTCTACATAATTATGCGAGCTGATCTCCAATGTTAGTTTTGAATGTTCCATCGGAAAAAACCGGTCTGAACGGGTAAACCAGTTTAACCGGAACCCACTTTGGGTTTCCGGCAACAAGTCATAAAAAATTTCCGCTGCACTTTGGCCAGAGCCAACTATTGTCAACTCTCCTTTTCTCAATATTCCTTCTTTGTGGGTCAGGTATTCAGACGAATGGATCAGACCAGGCATATCGGCCTTATTTACAAAACCGGGGAGAGATGGCTGTGTTCCAGTTCCTAATACGATTTTTTCTGCGTAATAAGTTGTTGTTTCCCTGCTACGTTTATTCAGTACCGCTATCTCATATAGTCCATCGTTGTAATTAACAGCTGTTACTTCATGAGAAAAGCGGCAGCTGTTGAGTTGCCTGGCCACCCACTGACAATAGACGTTATACTCCCGGCGAAGCATATAGAAGTCATGCCGGATAAAAAACCGATACAACCGCCCTGTTTGTTTCAGGAAGTTAAGAAAACTGTATTCACTGGTAGGATCTGCCATCGTTACCAAGTCTGTGCCCATAAAGGGATCTTGCAAAGTCGTATTGTTCAGCATTAATCCTGCATGCCAATTGAACTCATCTGTCTTATCAAAGAATAATGCGGATATCTCTTTTACTGGTTGTAATAATGCGGCGAGCCCGAGGTTAAAAGGCCCTATACCTATCCCAATAATCGTATATACTTGTTTGGTATCCATTTTTTCGATTTATTCCGTTAAAACTTTATGCTATTTTTCACGTCTGCGATGCCGGGTTATAGTGTTCTTCCGGCTATCTCGACCAATTTATCTGCAACTGCTCGAATACGAAACTCCATACATCTGCTGCTTCTGAGATCATCTTGGATGTAGATTTACCCGGACCATGTCCGGCATCTTTATCTATCCTGATCAGAATTGGATGATCGCCTGTTTGTTTTTCCTGTAATGTAGCGGCATACTTGAATGAATGGGCCGGCACGACAGTATCGTCATGATCTGCCGTGAGTATTAGGGTAGCAGGGTACTGTGTACCATCTTTAATATTGTGCAGCGGTGAATATTTTATAAGATAAGCGAATTGATCTGCTTTGTCGCTGGTACCATATTCTTCCGCCCATGTGCTACCAATAGTGAACTTATGATATCGAAGCATGTCCATTGCACCCACTACGGGAACAGCCACGCGAAATAATTCCGGATGCTGGTTGATACAGGCGGCGACCATAATAGCACCGGTAGATACTCCCGTAATGGCTATCCTGGATGGATTACTATATCCTTCTTTGACCAGGAACTGTGTGGCGGCGATAAAATCATCAAATACATGCTGCTTATTTGCTTGCATGCCTCCTTTATGCCAGGCTTCTCCGTATTCGTTCCCTCCTCTTAAATTTGGTTGTGCATATATGCCCCCATGTTCCAGGAACATCATTCTTGCTACACTAAAAAAGGGAATGAGATTACGTTTGAATCCTCCATGTCCCTGCATGAACAAGGGATTATTGCCATCCAGGCGGATACCTTTTTTATGAACGATGAACATGGGTACCCGAGTGCCATCTTTGGAGGTCACGAATACCTGCCGGGTTTCATAGTCAACTGCCTTACCTTTAAATGCCGGTTTTCGATACAAGCGGGACTTACCGCTGGCAATATCTAAGCGGTAAACTGTGATCGGAGTGGTAAAATTGGTAAACAAATAGTAGATCTCTTTATCATATGGGCCGGCGCTGAAGTTGCTGGCCGCACCGATAGCCGGTAGTTTGATATCCCTGATAGCGCGGCCCTGGTAATCATACTGCCTTATCAAGGTCTGGGCATCTTTCAGATAGGCCGCCCAAAGACAGCCACCACCCATATCGACATTTTCCAGTGACTCCGGCTGTTCGGCGATGAATGATTCCCAGTGTTCTTCTCCCGGATATGCGGGATCTACCAGCACTATCTTATTATTAGGTGCATTCCGGTCTGTCTGTAACAGCAATTTGTCACCAATATTGCCTATGAGCATGTTATGATGGTCATATCCTTTCACAAGGGGCATGATCCTACTACCTGAGATGGAAAGGTCCTGATAGTGCAAAGCATTACCGGTGGAGGTGGTCAATTTAAATCCCAGGAATGAGCCTGGCAAGGTGGAGATAATGAGGAACCGTTCATCTGCGGTCACCAAAGCGCCTACACTTAATTGGGGGTTACTCCGGTCTTCGAACACGAGGCTATCCTGGCTTTGAGGCGTTCCTATGCGATGATAGTACAATTGATTGAGTGTATTCATAGCGGAGCCTACTGCGCTTTCCTGGGTAGCGGGATAGCGGCTATAGTAGAACCCCTCTCCTCTCCAGGCGGCGCGGGGAAATTTGACCCACTGCAGCTGATCGCTCAATACCTGTCGGGTATTAATATCCATCACATGAATCGTATTCCAGTCGGAACCTGCTGTCGCTACTGCATATGCGAGGTAGCGTCCATTTTTTGAAAAGCCCAGCATCGTAGCAGCGGCAGTTCCATTACCCGATAATTTATTAGGGTCGAGCAGGAGCATTTCCTTTCCGTTGATGCCTTTTTTCAAATACCAGACGGACTGATCCTGGATGCCATCGTTACGGGTAAAGAAATAATGATCTCCTACTCTTACCGGCTGGGTTTCTTTGGCATAGTTCCAGGTAGCTGACAGGTAATCCTTCATTTGCTGTCGGTAAGGCAAGCTGCTGAGGTAATCATTCGTCAGCGAACGTTGTGCCGATATCCAGCGGGATAGATTGCCGGAGGTATCATTTTCCATCCAGCGATAGGGGTCAGCGATCTCTATACCGAAGTAGTTGTCTGTGACATTTACCTTGTCTGTTTTCGGATAAGATAAAGCTGTTCTTTCCGGCAGCGCCAATTGTGCCTGTGCACCGCTTATTGCAGTGCACAGATAAACAGCTATTATTATGCTACTTACTATTCGCATGTACATTGTATTTATGCAGGGTATGCTGCCATGGGGTTTCTAATCTCGCCAATAGACGGAACGTCAAAAGGGTTAGCTCTATCTCTCAGTTTACGGCTATTCAGTATCTGCATTCTGTTCAATGCATCCGGGGCAATGACTGTTGTGAAGAAGTCGTATTGCGCGAATTTGTCCTTCAGGGCGGGATGTTGCTCCTGATAATTCTGTATTGCAGTTGCTACCAGCTGCCAGAACTGCTGTTCATCCAGTAAATTTTCTTCTACCAGGATGGCCGCTATAAAACGGAATATACCATCAAACAGCTGGGTGAATATCGGTTTTGTACGGAATGATACCGGCACATCGACCTGAATACGTTTTGCCAACTCAGGTAGTTGTACCGTCGTATCCATCAACGTTACTTCTTCACCAATATCTTTCATGATGGCACTTACCGGCACGTGGTTTTCCAGTACCAGTACGATATTCTCTCCATGTGGCATGAATACCATATCATATTGATAGAAGCAATGTAAGAGTGGTTGCAGATAGCAGTAGAGATATTCTTGTATCCATTTACCGGCGGGTAGACTTGAAGCGCGGATCAAGGCCGGTAGCAAGCCTTTGCCGTCCGTATCAATATGCAGTAATGCAGCCATCGTCATAAGGCGCTGGCCTTGCTGCAGGCGGGCGACCGGGCTTTCTCTCCAGAGGGAAGCCAGCATTTTTTTATACGGACTATCTATCTGTAATGCGGTTTCATAATATTGGTTGGTATAGCCTACTGCGGCGAATTCCCGCAATATGGTAAATCCATGTTTCTGCAGATAAGGGTCTTTTGTTACTACCTCGTATACCCACTGGTTGATAGCCGGTGTTGTACGCATGAAATAAGGAGAGAGTATCCGAACGTATCCCATGTTCAGGATGGCCAAGGCTGTTTTCACATAACACTTTTCGGCCTGGCTATGATTAAAGAACGTGCGGATAGACTGTTGCGGAAGGTATTTGTCTGTACTATACCCGAGGCATACCAACCGGTTGACGGCGATATCAGGCGCAAAGACGTTGAGCAGTTTATTGTACCATTGCCAGGGATGTACCGGAATGAAATAATATTCTTCCGGGTCCAGTCCTTTTCCGGTTAGTACTTCTTTAAAAGCATGCTGATCTTCGGTGCTGAGCTCTTGTTCCAGCAATTGTTGCCAGCTGAGTGTTTCTATGGTAGAAAATTCCGTACGGCTTTTATGTCCGGCGAGCCATAGCAATGAAAAAGGAACAGCGGCCTCAGGTGCATATTGCCGGTAGTCTGTCATGTCAAATCCTACCCGTCCATTGTTGGTGATGAATCGCGGATGTCCTGTCATGGACCGTTCGATTTCCTGATAGTCTGCAACGGCCAGCTGTTCGGCGGATTGGGTATTATGTGTATGTATGTAAGCGCTGCCATATAGCGTACCTGCTACTTCTTCCATGTAATCGGGCAAAGCATCGGCGGCGATCCCTATCTGGTCATTGAGATCTGTAATAAAACTGATCGCTTCGAGTGTGGCTAGCTGGCCATTTACTACTTTCCTGATAGAATCCGTTTCTACACACCAGTGATTCATGCGAAGTATGCGGGCGGTAAAGCGATAGGTGATGTTGCCATTACCAGCGGTCAGTGTATAGACGCCTTTATCGTCCTGCTGTGATTCGAGGGCTGGCTGTAGCACTCCTTCGTGAGCTAGTTCGGCAATTATTTTCCTGATGAACAAGCGGGTGATCTTTTGCCACGTAGCGGTATTAATATGCTGTATCGCCTGCGGTTCAAATATATTTCGGGTTGTTTCCATTTGTTTGTTGTTGTACAGTTCAAAAATGTATTACACCTCTTCTACTAATGTTGCTGCCGGTGTTTGTTGCGGTTTGTAGGCCGCCATTGGATTCTTCAATGTACCTGCGAACTGCTGGCTTTTGAAGGGGTTATACATCAGATCTACCATTTTCCGGTTATTACGTATTTGTAAGCGATTCAGGCAGGTCTTTGTGATCTCTGCTGCAAACAGGTCTATTCTGTCAAATTTGTCCTGTAATTGCGGATGGCTTTGCTGATAGTTCTTTATACATGTTGCGACCAATTGCCAAAACATTTCTTCCGGGAAGTCGGCATGTTCTACCAATATATGAGAGAGGAAGCGGAAGAAGCAATCGAAAGCCTGGGTGAATATGGAAAGTATGCGTAGTTCGGGGGCCACTTTCATGTATATCTGTTTCACGTTATCCGGCATTGGTATTTCCTCATTCAGTACAGCGATCTCTTCTCCTATATCTTTCATAATTGCGCCTGCGGGCATATGATTTTCGAGTATGAGGATCAGGTTTTCGCCATGTGGCATGAAGCGCATATCGTGATAGTAGTAGCAATGCAGGAGGGGGCTGAGGTAACAATCCAGGTAACGCTCTATCCATGCAGAGATTGTCAGGCCGGAAGCCTGTATCAAAGCAGGTAACAATGCATTCCCAAAGCTATCAACATGTAACAGCGCTGCCATTGTCATGAGGCGTTGTCCTGGGCGTAGTTTGCCTACCGGACTTTCGCGCCACAAAGCAGACAGCATCCCGTTGTAGGAGGAGTTGTCATCTTTGATAATAGCGGCGTAATGTGGATTGGTATATCCTACGGCGGCTACTTCCTGCAACAGTACGAAACCTTTTTCCCGGAGGTAGTCGTCTGCCTCTACTACGCCATTGACCCATTCGCTGATCGGAGGTGAGGTGACTACAAAGCTGGCATGCAGCCCTCTCATGAATCCCATGTTGAGTATAGACAAGGAGGTCTTCGTATAGCGTCGATGCGGGGAAGTCACATTGTAGAAAGTACGAATGGATTGCTGCGGAAGATATTTGTCCTTGCCATATCCCAGGTATACCAACTGGTTTTCAGCGATATCGGCGGCGAATATAATTGCCAGTTTATTAAACCACTGCCAGGGATGTACGGGTATAAAGAAGTAGTCATCGGGATGCAGACCTTTATCTGTTAATGTCTGTTTGAATGCAGCCAGTACTTCTGGCCCCAGTTCGTCGGTGATGAGTGTATTATAATCGAGGTCTGTCACGCCAGCGTAACCGGAGCGGCTGACATGAGCGGCTAACCAGATCAATGCAAATGCATCTGCTGCTTCGGGTGCATACTGCCGGTATTCGCCGGCATCGAATCCGATACGTCCGTTATTGGCAACGAAGCACGGATGTCCGGCCATCATTGCCTGTTCTATTACCTGGTAGTCGCTTACGGCCAGATCAGCCGCACTTATTTTGTTGTAGACATGCATATACGCGCTGCCACAGAGTGTACTATTGATCTCTTCCAGGTATACCGGGATCACGGTATCACTAAGGCCCATCGTTTCGCGGAATTCAATAATAAAGCTAAGCGATTCCAGGGGCGCACTTTCTTCTCCGACATATTTTGCAATAGAGTTTGTATCTATGTACCAATGATCCAAACTAAGTATTTTTGCACGGAAGTGATAGGTAACATCAGGCTGATCTGCCCGCAGGATGTAATACTCCCATCCGTCGGAAGTATATTGTAACTGGGGATGTATGATCAGTTCATGTGCAAATTCACACAGTATCTTACGGATATGTAACCGGTTCACCCTGCTCCATACTTCAGGATACAGGTGTGCGACAGATTGTGCCGGGGTAACGTTTATAGGAG
Protein-coding regions in this window:
- a CDS encoding sterol desaturase family protein yields the protein MIKLLEIVFQHLNTWGLPVLLFAVGIIEFLLGLYNRPADRNEFILDLLSFAIPKIVFRPILAYFSLQLLPVLLPGLQNTFSWVPFFWGVIIIAVADDLTQYWNHRLHHQVPFLWRFHRTHHSAPYMGVAVYFRNNLIHVLLFSQVYLVVTLVYLGLGYPALFVAGLKSLIVSAAHSSILWDKPLYQKKWLHPLAWVLERFISTPATHHAHHAVTSDDGVGYYKGNFGNMFFIWDIIFGTGRITRKYPSEYGISHYERDEWYAQFLWPLVKSKVPNSELSAGGPMVRMDDEPVPDKEDLSMIEDKPVRSKVIVE
- a CDS encoding MATE family efflux transporter; amino-acid sequence: MNSLLVRTRSVFNLFKIALLGTEKNFTTSSVTRAAFLLSLPAMIELLIESMFVVVDLLYVSRLGDSAITIAGMIGTVILVIYSIPVGLNIAASSLIARRIGERKPRAAGLTAVQSIYTGLIAAILFGGLAILFNKQIFLGIGASEQLAAEGDLYSKIRFGCIIFLTLRVLMNGIFRGSGDAAMAMRAFLLAFLINTIAGGIFIFGFGPIPAMGLVGAAIGNGIGNMTAVCYQFWYLSRKRNALVIGRNQLMIVPSIMKRLLQLGAAGTLQYLIPASSWLLMITIVSKLGEATLTGYIIADRIIICATLPAWGIANAAGVLTGQNLGAGRPDRAEQSVWKTGLFNMCFLGFISLMLMLFTPEITGIFTSDPAVQEQAILYLRCMTVAFFFFGYTMVISRSLNAAGLVYVVTLMYVLMFYIVQLPLAYFLGVKMEMGSKGIFGAILLSEIVLAAGCVIIFRSGKWKTIRI
- a CDS encoding lysine N(6)-hydroxylase/L-ornithine N(5)-oxygenase family protein, whose product is MDTKQVYTIIGIGIGPFNLGLAALLQPVKEISALFFDKTDEFNWHAGLMLNNTTLQDPFMGTDLVTMADPTSEYSFLNFLKQTGRLYRFFIRHDFYMLRREYNVYCQWVARQLNSCRFSHEVTAVNYNDGLYEIAVLNKRSRETTTYYAEKIVLGTGTQPSLPGFVNKADMPGLIHSSEYLTHKEGILRKGELTIVGSGQSAAEIFYDLLPETQSGFRLNWFTRSDRFFPMEHSKLTLEISSHNYVEYFYNLAPQQRAKILKTQASLSKGINYSLIDQIYDMLYEMTVGGERVNVLLRANCELRAITAAMEAERYTLDFMHVQQQQEFTHEAGPLLLATGYRYNEPVCLSGIAHRIDRNEDGSFNTHRNYTIDVNHNEIFIQNAETQTHGFTAPDLSLGAYRNSWIINALSGREIYKLEKEVAYQHFGNAAVALESVTY
- a CDS encoding prolyl oligopeptidase family serine peptidase; translated protein: MRIVSSIIIAVYLCTAISGAQAQLALPERTALSYPKTDKVNVTDNYFGIEIADPYRWMENDTSGNLSRWISAQRSLTNDYLSSLPYRQQMKDYLSATWNYAKETQPVRVGDHYFFTRNDGIQDQSVWYLKKGINGKEMLLLDPNKLSGNGTAAATMLGFSKNGRYLAYAVATAGSDWNTIHVMDINTRQVLSDQLQWVKFPRAAWRGEGFYYSRYPATQESAVGSAMNTLNQLYYHRIGTPQSQDSLVFEDRSNPQLSVGALVTADERFLIISTLPGSFLGFKLTTSTGNALHYQDLSISGSRIMPLVKGYDHHNMLIGNIGDKLLLQTDRNAPNNKIVLVDPAYPGEEHWESFIAEQPESLENVDMGGGCLWAAYLKDAQTLIRQYDYQGRAIRDIKLPAIGAASNFSAGPYDKEIYYLFTNFTTPITVYRLDIASGKSRLYRKPAFKGKAVDYETRQVFVTSKDGTRVPMFIVHKKGIRLDGNNPLFMQGHGGFKRNLIPFFSVARMMFLEHGGIYAQPNLRGGNEYGEAWHKGGMQANKQHVFDDFIAATQFLVKEGYSNPSRIAITGVSTGAIMVAACINQHPELFRVAVPVVGAMDMLRYHKFTIGSTWAEEYGTSDKADQFAYLIKYSPLHNIKDGTQYPATLILTADHDDTVVPAHSFKYAATLQEKQTGDHPILIRIDKDAGHGPGKSTSKMISEAADVWSFVFEQLQINWSR
- a CDS encoding IucA/IucC family protein gives rise to the protein METTRNIFEPQAIQHINTATWQKITRLFIRKIIAELAHEGVLQPALESQQDDKGVYTLTAGNGNITYRFTARILRMNHWCVETDSIRKVVNGQLATLEAISFITDLNDQIGIAADALPDYMEEVAGTLYGSAYIHTHNTQSAEQLAVADYQEIERSMTGHPRFITNNGRVGFDMTDYRQYAPEAAVPFSLLWLAGHKSRTEFSTIETLSWQQLLEQELSTEDQHAFKEVLTGKGLDPEEYYFIPVHPWQWYNKLLNVFAPDIAVNRLVCLGYSTDKYLPQQSIRTFFNHSQAEKCYVKTALAILNMGYVRILSPYFMRTTPAINQWVYEVVTKDPYLQKHGFTILREFAAVGYTNQYYETALQIDSPYKKMLASLWRESPVARLQQGQRLMTMAALLHIDTDGKGLLPALIRASSLPAGKWIQEYLYCYLQPLLHCFYQYDMVFMPHGENIVLVLENHVPVSAIMKDIGEEVTLMDTTVQLPELAKRIQVDVPVSFRTKPIFTQLFDGIFRFIAAILVEENLLDEQQFWQLVATAIQNYQEQHPALKDKFAQYDFFTTVIAPDALNRMQILNSRKLRDRANPFDVPSIGEIRNPMAAYPA
- a CDS encoding IucA/IucC family protein, producing MKPPINVTPAQSVAHLYPEVWSRVNRLHIRKILCEFAHELIIHPQLQYTSDGWEYYILRADQPDVTYHFRAKILSLDHWYIDTNSIAKYVGEESAPLESLSFIIEFRETMGLSDTVIPVYLEEINSTLCGSAYMHVYNKISAADLAVSDYQVIEQAMMAGHPCFVANNGRIGFDAGEYRQYAPEAADAFALIWLAAHVSRSGYAGVTDLDYNTLITDELGPEVLAAFKQTLTDKGLHPDDYFFIPVHPWQWFNKLAIIFAADIAENQLVYLGYGKDKYLPQQSIRTFYNVTSPHRRYTKTSLSILNMGFMRGLHASFVVTSPPISEWVNGVVEADDYLREKGFVLLQEVAAVGYTNPHYAAIIKDDNSSYNGMLSALWRESPVGKLRPGQRLMTMAALLHVDSFGNALLPALIQASGLTISAWIERYLDCYLSPLLHCYYYHDMRFMPHGENLILILENHMPAGAIMKDIGEEIAVLNEEIPMPDNVKQIYMKVAPELRILSIFTQAFDCFFRFLSHILVEHADFPEEMFWQLVATCIKNYQQSHPQLQDKFDRIDLFAAEITKTCLNRLQIRNNRKMVDLMYNPFKSQQFAGTLKNPMAAYKPQQTPAATLVEEV